The Theobroma cacao cultivar B97-61/B2 chromosome 2, Criollo_cocoa_genome_V2, whole genome shotgun sequence genome includes the window AGATCACTTTATATTATAGGTTGTAAAAGTTCCCTTTATTCCACTTCTTTTAGCACTTTTTTTGTTCACTGCATAATTATATGTGTAGTATAGTTGCTTAATTGTAATCTATAATCTGATTTACTACAAACAATTGTGTAAACTGAGTGAAGTGGCCAGTCATATGCAACCGGATCAAACTAGTGCTTCCTTGTGCCTGAGCTACCAACCTTGAAGCTTGTTTGTGAAAGTTAGATTGGACAGAAATATGCCATTAGGATAGCTATACCACCATCACCATGTGATGAGAGGGCAAAGGACAACATAAAACATTCGGAAAAGAGGAAACGTCAGGGAAGACTAGATTGCAAAAATGTTTAGTACATGTCTAGAAAGCAAAATTAGTTCATGTTGGATATGGCAGCAGACATAATCATCTCCGCCACGAAGTTTGCTGCATCCACTGATTAATGTGCTAGTATAGGTTGGTGGGATGTGGAAAAAAGAATCCAAAAACATTTTCTCTTCTCAGTTTCAGGAAACtaaaaataatgtaaaattaaCAATACTGGTGGATTATCTCATTGATGAATGCATTTGTCCTGGGGCTTGATTCTTAATGCCAGAATTTAATGACGTCATACAAGGGAATCTCCAAAATCTGACCAGTAATTAAACTTCATACGTAACTATCAGAGGAAAATGAAAGCTCACCGTAATTCCTTCTTATCAGTAGTCTAGTTCATGATCAATGCTCTGGACAGTGGTCATGTATTTATCCGAGTGCACTTCATGCAATCACAAGCCACAAAACACAGACCTATCTTCTTTTTAAGTACTAAATGCAAAACCACTAACTTTAATTGAGAACAATAGGCATTCATGTGGAATTCCCCTGATCACATTAAGGAGGACAGATAGAACTGTCATGAAAATTGTATCACcctttttgtttatttctttaagCAGCAATTTCAGCCAGAAACCATAATAATTCAACACTTGCCTGGCAAACTAACTTAACAAGATAATTCTCCTTGAATGATAGTGCTACTTGGTGCTGTCATTCACCACGTCACCTTTTGTCCCACAACTTTTCGTTTGATCAAGCTGGATTTGATTAGTACCAGCAGTCTGCCACGTCTTCTTGCAAGTGCTGCTTATCCATTGGGGGTCCTGAGGTTTTAGGATATCTTCTGAACCTGTCTTTTCCAGGTTTTGCTATTTCAACATATATCGGCCTGCCACCAAATACCTGATAAACCCAAAACCAACATTAAATCAAAGTAGCAATATTTACCACAACATTGCCTGCAGACAAAAGTTAAAGCTCACCAAGGTTCTCAAATTCAGGTGATGAAAGTaagtttaatgaaaaaaaattgcaaacaGTGGTAAAATTAACAGTAAAAGAAGGTTTATTGATGTAAAGGAAAAGGAGTGCCTCTGTAATTTTGCTTCATTCAAAGGGGTAAATTAACAGTAAAAGAAGTTTTATTGatgtaaaagaaaaggagagcCTCAGTAATTTTGCTTCATTCAAAGGGGTGAGAGAAGGTAAGGTAAATGTAATCTACCAATCTTATGCCATATCTATCTACTTTCAGAAAATGAGAAAGTTTGCAATAAAGAAAAGCAGCATAGAACCTGTTGATCCATGTTCTCTACAGCGAGCATTGCATCATCCTGAGAAGTATATTGAATAAATGCATATCCTTTTGATCTTTTTGTGAAATCATCCTTGACAAGCTTAACTGTAATAGATAGACATATAGTTATTTGACTTTAAAACATACACAACAATGGAAATGTAACATATCAATCCTACTAAATCCATTTAATAAAGAGAGATATCCCAATCACCTTCAGCTATTTGGCCAAAATTTGCAAATTCCTTCTGCAAACTGCTTTCTTTGGTGGAATATGGCAAATCTGCACTCAAGTACACCCAATGGATGCCAGGATACAAATTAGGGAAAGACAGAAGAATACAGCTCTTAGAGACGAGATCTTAAAATATCTGAAGGAACTATTTTCAATCTATTTATCTTGCTTGCCATAGACATCCAACAATCCATTGTGACTGAGGTGAAGCTTAGGGTAAaatgcaaaattttaaaactattgATGGTGTTCTTCAATTCTCCCTCTCAATAATGCCATTATATCTCTCTCAATGATACAACAAGGTAGTGACCAGGACCAAAATCACCCCACTATTTTACTGTTGAGTCATCCTTATTCCTAACCAATTCGCCTCTATTTCATCATCACAGCAACAATCAATATGTTGCAGAGCATTTTTTAAACCGCAAAATTTAACACAGCAAAAACAGCTGTAATTTTGGAGCATGATAAACACTCAAAAAGATGGTTACTTTATAGTTGTCTAAAGCGTATAAAGGGCACTCTATCAACCCTTAGAACCCTGTCGATTGTTGAATAAAGTAACAATCAGGAAAAAGCATTGCCTAATACAAAAGGATTTCTACCAGTAAGCCACTTGGTCCTCAATTCCACCCCTGATGGCAGATAAAATAGAAAACTACTTGACAAACTCAGTAACTCAAACAGAGAAAAGATTATAAAATGGAAACCCAGATTgggaaaacaataaaaatgaaaaaaagaaagtgtaAAATAAAGTAGTAAGAGTGACCAAGGAGAGACAGAGGTAAGGAGTTTACTTCTAACGAAGATTCTGCTTGCAAGAGGATAGTTGACGATTGATGCTCTAAGTCTGAGGTTCAAGCTTTGATAGGTTTTAGAATTTGCATAGATTGGTGAAGGGAAAGAGAGGGCAGCCGCCAACATGGCTTGCACTTCATCCAGGGACTCGATTTCTCTGCTCTCTGCTCTCTGCTCTCTGCTCACACAGAGAAACCATTGTCGAAAGGCTCTTTTGCAGCCCGAGGACGCCATAAACCAAAACGCTGCGTTTCGCTTATTGGAAATAGTAATTAACGACCTCAAATATGAAATATTTGAGTTTTGgctataaaatttcaaaataaatagaaatcTAGAAAAGGTTATTGAAGATATTAAAGCAACACACAATCCAACAACATGCTAgctttaatttaatatttattgattAGGGAAAGTGTATtcgagtatttaatttaattattagtacattataatatttttttcataaatatattaaatgaatAGTAAATAGAAGACAACGATATAATAAGTCAAACCAAATCGATCTAATGTAAAACTTGAGTTTGGCCCGATTAAAAAAACTAAGGCTCAAGCTcaattaaactttaattttttttgtgtttgagCTTGGTTCGATAAATAATCAAGCTACTCAAGTTCGGTTAGATTAGGttcaattattattaatttatataaaaagcTGAAAATTTGACTCGAGTTcaatataaaaattcaaataaaaaataaaatacataaataaatattatattttgtttatctataatattaaaaaatttaaaagcttGATGAAGCTCACAGGTCACTCGAATCGAATACTACAATGCTCAAATTTGGCTCGACTTGTTATTCAAATGGttcaatttcaaattcatttcgataataaattaattgtgtTGAAATAACTCAATAAAAGGAAACAAATAATCTTCTAGTtggattcaattaaaaattaaaaaaaataaaaatttaaaaattttaattccagaaacaaaagtagaaaaaaattggagcaaaattaaattttaaccaCTCAAATCCAATAAcaacatattttttaaaatcatataaaagATTATTTTGGATTATTTCAACATCGAATGAACAATACGGTGCCTTTTTTATCCGTCGtatattatgatttattatctGAAAGCTTTATGGTTTCAAGTGGTTTGACCAGAAGAAAAGCACAAAGAGAAAATCTCAGTTTCATTGCTCCATTATCACAATTCTAAAAGACTACAACACTGGAAGAACAGCATTCAGTTACTTTTATTGACTTTCTCACTGGAACAAGTAAAcagaattttcatgtttttttaATGAAGGAATTAGGAATCCTAATTAACAACTTGCTAAAGCTAAACCTTCATGCAAGGAAATACATATCATCCATGGCAAGCCCTTGTGGGATCTCAGGACCTGATCTAGGCAAACAAGATGTAAGAAGATAATCATCAGTCGTGATACTGTCCAAAGTAAACTCGCTTTCCTGTTCTTCACTTGACAGCTGCTGGTAGTTTTGCTGATGCTCTGCTTGCTGTTGCAGTTGCACTTGAGATGGCCGAGGACAATAACCATTATTCTCAACAAAGGGTTGGGACAGTGCTGAAGCAGGATTAGTACTGTGATGATCGTGCTCCGTTCCGACGGCGAAATTTATATTGACAGGTCCTCTTTGGCTGCCAAATGAAATGGAGGTGCTACGGCGGCGACAGCCTGTAAATTGTTGCACCAAGGATCGGAAGTTCTTAGCGTCGGCTTTGAGGAGGGTGATGGGTGTCCTTTTAGAAGCTCTGGACCGCCTCCGAGTAGGCTTTGAGACACAGCCCTTTGGGGTCAAGTGGTCACCAGCTGCAAATGAACTGCTGGGGCTCAAGTTATTTCCGGATGTGACAGAGCTAGTGGTGACTGTGGTAGCATCGGAGATCCCGAAAGAAGTATCAACGGTTTGTTGATAGAGTTGCATCCATTCGCTAGAGCTACACATCGTTTCATTCATGGTTCAAAGGATTGTGGGTTTGATTCGCCTTAATTTCTTTCCTGTAAGGCTGTTTCACCTCCGCACTTTGAGCTCCAAGCCTTGCAACCTATAAATAGTGAGTTGGTGATCACTTCTCCATGGTCAAAGTAAGACATGTCAAATCGGGACCATTCTCAGCGGATCAGAGAGAGATGACTTAATGCCAAAGGATTGGGCTGCTTCCTGGAAGCAGCGTCTGTTTATGTCAAATGAGACCATCCATATCAGAGATTATCTCATCCTTTTTGGGCCCCCTTGGAAAGCAATTTTCTAGATGACTATGGTGGTCTCTGACCTCCTTTTCTGGTCAGAAAATTGTTATGAAAATAGGAAATCAACTTCATCTCTGAGTTCGTTCTTGCAATTACTTCCTGGTTCATACTCATCAAGCATAAACACCGTTTTGATTATTGGGGTTAAGACTCTAGAAAGTGACGGCTTAAAACTATTCAtccaattttaaaatcattcgATTACCTAGTTCGACTCTTGAAAAGCGATTACTTAAAACTATCGGTTTAGGTATAACTATCTAGGTCAAGTACcattaatcaaataattttcaagTCTAAATCACGTGTCTGAAacatttaagtttaaattgagaTCTTAaccattcaaattttttatatactcATCAATACCACACATcacaatcaaataattaaaactctctcaaaaaaattaaaacatattctaatatatataaatcataaaatttttaaaattaaaaaggataaTACTTCACAAAATTAAGTACAAGCCTCCACATCAAGCACGTGTCCTGAAAACTTTACTTGACATCAATACTTTCACCAACCCAGGAACGTATGGCctgattaattaaaactattttCATGTCACTTGATTACCAAGCatatgtttttttcttcttttgttatgAAAACAACCTTCTTGATAGTCATTGACGATTAATTTAATAGTTAATCGTGTGAATATTAACCTTCTTGAtagttttttaatattattactctcatatttttagatattttgatgacgttaaattttatttaaaaattaataattatacatttaacatttaaattataataaaattatggaTTTGCATGTTGGagtttttgaaatataaaataatggCCGGTAATCAACCTCGATAATATAATCATCTTCTGATTTAGTCATCAAAACGTGGTTAATTTGGTTACTTAGGAAGCAATTATTTCTATATATAATTACATAACATTAGGCCTAGGTCTTTGTTTTCACCTGCATACATATGCATTATCGGCCTAAGTCCTTACTAATTTGAACTTCATTATCATGCTCTTCTCCCTGCTGATAGCAACAGATTACCATTGATTATTATTGCAAGAATCATACCCCATGAGTAACTCTGAGGACGGCTTCCATCCGTTGGTTGAGTTGACGAGAGGAAACTATACCATCGTCAGTATTCCAATTTGATCAACAACAGTACATCTCTCCTCATAGTCGCCACAACATAATACTAGTTTTTGCCAATATAtcaaactttttatctcatttgatgtctcattttatatttttttttataattttgtatcacgtatttaataaattttaaataatcatttcattttatatcatgGTTTAAGCTTTaagatttaaagtttaaaataattaa containing:
- the LOC18607021 gene encoding uncharacterized protein LOC18607021; protein product: MNETMCSSSEWMQLYQQTVDTSFGISDATTVTTSSVTSGNNLSPSSSFAAGDHLTPKGCVSKPTRRRSRASKRTPITLLKADAKNFRSLVQQFTGCRRRSTSISFGSQRGPVNINFAVGTEHDHHSTNPASALSQPFVENNGYCPRPSQVQLQQQAEHQQNYQQLSSEEQESEFTLDSITTDDYLLTSCLPRSGPEIPQGLAMDDMYFLA
- the LOC18607020 gene encoding U11/U12 small nuclear ribonucleoprotein 31 kDa protein, which produces MLAAALSFPSPIYANSKTYQSLNLRLRASIVNYPLASRIFVRNLPYSTKESSLQKEFANFGQIAEVKLVKDDFTKRSKGYAFIQYTSQDDAMLAVENMDQQVFGGRPIYVEIAKPGKDRFRRYPKTSGPPMDKQHLQEDVADCWY